The following coding sequences are from one Deltaproteobacteria bacterium window:
- a CDS encoding glycosyltransferase family 4 protein — MQGQNVLFIAVTTLSEKEKEEFLSLKIAKKGKILPVPNGLDLSIFSKAKNGVLRSELGIEEDTTIIGWIGRFEHVKGPDIFLSVCKKLFKTVDNTTAVMIGDGSLFNDIKKKIADFGLEKSLLLLGYRNDVVHILKDIDIFVLTSLNEGQGMVILEAMAAGKPVIATNVGGVAEIVEHGVTGYLVNSEDVDGMTEHIRYLITNKEKRKILGTNGYNRVKGYSFREMVNRFESLYISILCRKNQNII; from the coding sequence TTGCAGGGGCAAAATGTATTGTTTATTGCTGTTACCACCCTCAGTGAAAAAGAGAAAGAGGAATTTTTAAGTCTTAAGATAGCAAAAAAGGGGAAGATTCTCCCTGTTCCAAATGGTCTGGACCTATCTATATTTTCAAAGGCAAAAAATGGGGTCTTAAGGAGCGAATTGGGTATTGAGGAAGACACAACTATTATCGGATGGATCGGCAGGTTTGAGCATGTTAAAGGACCTGATATATTCCTTTCAGTATGCAAAAAACTGTTCAAAACCGTTGACAATACCACAGCGGTCATGATAGGTGATGGTAGTCTTTTTAATGATATAAAAAAAAAGATAGCAGACTTCGGACTTGAAAAGTCTTTACTGCTTTTAGGTTATAGAAATGATGTAGTCCATATTTTAAAAGATATTGATATATTTGTTCTGACCTCTTTAAACGAAGGGCAAGGCATGGTAATTCTGGAGGCAATGGCTGCAGGAAAGCCTGTTATTGCCACAAATGTAGGCGGGGTAGCAGAGATTGTGGAGCATGGTGTAACAGGGTATCTGGTTAACAGCGAAGATGTTGATGGGATGACTGAGCATATCAGGTATCTTATAACTAACAAAGAAAAGAGGAAAATATTAGGCACAAACGGATACAATAGGGTAAAAGGATATTCATTCAGAGAAATGGTAAATAGATTTGAGTCTCTATATATTTCTATACTATGCAGAAAAAACCAAAATATCATATAA
- a CDS encoding glycosyltransferase: MGKKIIHIITRLDKGGSSDIVLKLSEEMKKRGYDVGILSGFTKDPVTDIEGFIKRTGIEIKTLPYLRRDISPFNDIKALLYITRYLLKEKPFIVHTHTSKAGFIGRIAAKLAGAKCIVYCCYHPQ; this comes from the coding sequence TTGGGCAAAAAGATTATACATATAATCACAAGGCTGGATAAAGGCGGTTCATCAGATATAGTTCTCAAGTTATCAGAGGAGATGAAAAAAAGGGGTTATGATGTCGGTATTCTGAGCGGTTTTACAAAAGACCCTGTTACTGATATTGAAGGGTTTATTAAAAGGACAGGCATAGAAATAAAAACACTTCCTTATCTTCGCCGTGATATTAGTCCTTTTAATGACATTAAGGCACTTTTGTATATAACCCGATATTTATTAAAAGAAAAACCTTTCATAGTCCACACCCATACATCAAAGGCAGGTTTTATCGGAAGGATTGCAGCAAAACTTGCAGGGGCAAAATGTATTGTTTATTGCTGTTACCACCCTCAGTGA
- a CDS encoding PIG-L family deacetylase — protein MRKIEKVLALGSHPDDIEIGCGGTIAKWADNKVKVYFMIMTVGESGGKPDERKAEQEDAAKRLGVKRVYWGDYLDTQLPINNLLISDIESVVGEVKPDLVFVHHYNDTHQDHRALSMSAITATRYTKNVLFYEGPSTYDFSPTIFVDISDYIDRKFEALFSHTSQINKTNIEGLNITQITDANAIFRGVEGRVKYAEAYIPFRVFI, from the coding sequence TTGAGAAAGATTGAAAAGGTTTTGGCGCTAGGATCCCATCCTGATGATATAGAGATAGGATGCGGCGGAACCATAGCAAAATGGGCTGACAATAAGGTAAAGGTCTATTTTATGATAATGACCGTCGGTGAATCAGGCGGAAAACCTGATGAGAGAAAGGCTGAACAGGAAGACGCTGCAAAAAGACTGGGGGTTAAAAGGGTTTATTGGGGTGATTATTTAGATACACAACTGCCTATTAATAATCTCCTTATATCTGATATTGAGAGTGTAGTGGGAGAGGTTAAACCTGATTTGGTTTTTGTGCATCATTATAATGATACACATCAGGACCACAGGGCATTATCCATGTCTGCAATCACAGCAACCAGATATACAAAAAATGTGCTGTTCTATGAGGGCCCAAGCACCTATGATTTTAGTCCAACCATTTTTGTAGATATCTCGGATTATATTGACAGGAAATTTGAGGCGCTATTCTCACATACTTCACAGATAAATAAGACAAATATAGAGGGATTAAATATTACACAAATCACTGATGCAAATGCTATATTCAGAGGGGTGGAAGGAAGGGTCAAATATGCAGAGGCATATATACCATTCAGGGTCTTTATATAA
- a CDS encoding glycosyltransferase family 2 protein, producing the protein MKTEQESKPLKLLSVVIPAKNEEGCICSTVEHLNLELRLHNIPHEIVMVDDGSADQTWKLVTELKEHIPQLMPVKNDGLHGFGRAIIRGLDNMTGDAVVIMMADESDDCRDVVRYWNELNKGVDCVFGSRFIKGGGTIDYPLVKKVLNRLANTFIKLLFRIRLNDTTNAFKAYRSEVIDGCKPLISPHFNLTVELPLKAIVRGYTWSVIPITWRNRRTGVAKLKIKEMGSRYLFICLYVWLEKYFSMGDYKKCVK; encoded by the coding sequence ATGAAAACAGAACAGGAATCTAAACCACTTAAATTGCTTTCCGTTGTAATACCAGCAAAGAATGAAGAAGGGTGTATTTGCTCAACTGTAGAACACTTGAACCTAGAACTACGGCTTCATAACATCCCGCATGAGATCGTAATGGTTGATGACGGCAGCGCTGACCAAACATGGAAACTAGTAACAGAACTTAAAGAACATATTCCACAGTTAATGCCAGTTAAAAATGATGGGCTGCATGGTTTCGGCCGTGCAATTATTCGCGGACTTGACAATATGACCGGAGACGCTGTAGTTATTATGATGGCGGACGAATCTGATGATTGTCGGGATGTGGTTCGTTACTGGAATGAATTGAATAAAGGGGTGGATTGTGTTTTTGGCAGCCGGTTTATAAAAGGTGGAGGTACTATTGATTATCCTCTGGTCAAAAAGGTACTCAACCGTTTAGCAAATACCTTTATCAAACTCTTGTTCCGAATCCGTCTGAATGACACTACCAATGCATTTAAGGCATATCGGAGCGAAGTAATTGATGGATGTAAGCCGCTGATCTCTCCGCATTTTAATCTGACTGTAGAATTACCGCTTAAGGCAATTGTTCGTGGATACACATGGTCGGTCATTCCTATTACATGGCGAAACCGCAGGACTGGTGTTGCCAAATTAAAGATAAAGGAAATGGGCAGCCGCTACTTATTTATATGCCTTTATGTATGGCTTGAAAAATATTTTTCCATGGGAGACTACAAGAAATGTGTCAAATGA
- a CDS encoding undecaprenyl/decaprenyl-phosphate alpha-N-acetylglucosaminyl 1-phosphate transferase, protein MPLFAFLISFLIIPIIIKLAFRFNILDIPAERKVHDKPTPKLGGIAVFIGFITVVLISGIPLSRGMIAIIIASSLMFICGVADDVFHLRERTRLAYQIISVIILMLSGVYVKILPLDYVLGPAVNFVLTFFWIVGIVNAFNFLDGINGEASGIGIIIGITLAIFAFSSNNITLGVVIIIVIGAICGFIPFNLRYKARIFLGDSGSTFLGFFLSSSSIYIEWGEMPSITNLIMPVIIFSICIYDMTLTTVTRIYTGKVKNFDEWLSWTGKDHIHHRLSEIFGGDRLTAVLFIYIITANSTIFPSLFAIYKGTSDWFVAAALLQTILVYAIVTLLLWRIR, encoded by the coding sequence TTGCCATTATTCGCTTTCTTGATATCCTTTCTCATAATACCAATTATCATAAAACTTGCCTTTAGATTTAACATCCTTGATATCCCTGCTGAAAGAAAGGTGCATGACAAACCTACTCCAAAATTAGGTGGAATAGCAGTTTTTATCGGGTTTATTACGGTAGTCTTGATATCAGGCATACCGTTATCCCGAGGGATGATCGCTATTATAATTGCATCCTCTCTTATGTTCATATGCGGGGTGGCAGATGATGTCTTTCATCTGCGGGAGAGAACAAGATTAGCATATCAGATCATTAGTGTAATCATATTAATGCTGTCAGGTGTATATGTAAAGATACTGCCATTAGACTATGTTTTAGGACCGGCAGTTAATTTTGTTTTAACCTTTTTCTGGATAGTAGGCATAGTAAACGCCTTCAATTTTCTTGATGGAATAAATGGAGAGGCATCAGGGATTGGAATCATTATAGGTATTACACTTGCCATATTTGCCTTTAGCAGTAATAATATTACACTAGGAGTGGTTATAATCATAGTAATCGGGGCAATATGCGGTTTTATACCATTCAATTTGAGATATAAGGCGCGCATCTTTCTTGGAGACAGCGGGAGCACATTTTTAGGGTTCTTTTTGTCTAGCTCAAGTATATACATTGAATGGGGAGAAATGCCCAGTATTACAAACCTCATTATGCCTGTTATAATCTTTTCTATCTGCATATACGATATGACATTAACTACTGTCACAAGAATCTATACAGGCAAGGTCAAAAATTTTGATGAATGGTTATCGTGGACAGGTAAAGACCATATCCACCACAGACTATCAGAAATATTTGGAGGAGATAGATTAACAGCAGTGCTCTTTATTTATATCATTACCGCAAATAGCACAATTTTCCCATCGTTATTTGCTATCTATAAAGGCACTTCCGACTGGTTTGTTGCAGCAGCACTTCTTCAGACAATATTGGTTTATGCTATAGTTACTTTGTTACTCTGGAGGATAAGATAA
- a CDS encoding DUF2029 domain-containing protein, which translates to MIEKRKFIVLLIIASSFLVLTYFHSITKMVLVERNFCDFASYYFYANLLNDGKDVYLLTRDKNLAEEHTQLRLLAEGSEIPVHICFGAVYSPIFFYLISFLAKFKFTTANLVWLLINNLLVIAAMVLWIFMHRYRDSCLILASIIVMFASQPLLENMGIGQVGVIFLFLFLLVACLYNGKMEYLCGPALAFVLLLKPQWGLILLFFLWKRSYTVVISTIISYIAFRLIGVLLYGFDIEASYWQSLFYWSHIQTGDVMEFSLKAVINRIFFGILPEQMKLASIMYISVSLMLVILTFRQIPRIKNSNEFLLEYAVVISLVVIVSPKTSEHHLVPLFIPFVVALDKLSVGNIRSIILLTAAFCLVSVKYSLINFSAFHVGLPAILTGGKIVGVFILWWLLMETISQKYKNGMQSIP; encoded by the coding sequence ATGATTGAAAAAAGGAAATTTATTGTCCTGCTGATAATTGCCTCATCATTTTTGGTCTTAACATATTTTCATTCAATTACAAAGATGGTTTTGGTGGAAAGGAACTTTTGCGATTTTGCCAGTTATTATTTTTATGCAAATCTGCTGAACGATGGTAAGGATGTATATCTTCTTACAAGAGATAAAAATCTTGCAGAAGAACATACGCAATTAAGGCTATTAGCGGAAGGTTCAGAAATTCCTGTCCATATCTGTTTTGGAGCAGTATACTCACCAATATTTTTTTATCTCATATCGTTTCTTGCAAAATTTAAGTTTACAACTGCCAATTTGGTATGGTTGCTAATAAACAATTTATTGGTTATTGCTGCCATGGTGCTCTGGATATTCATGCATAGATACAGAGATAGTTGCTTGATTTTGGCGTCCATTATTGTGATGTTTGCAAGTCAACCGTTATTAGAAAATATGGGAATTGGGCAGGTAGGTGTTATTTTTTTATTTCTATTCCTTCTGGTAGCCTGCCTGTATAATGGAAAGATGGAATATCTTTGCGGTCCTGCTTTAGCATTTGTCTTACTTTTAAAGCCTCAATGGGGTTTGATATTGTTATTTTTCTTGTGGAAAAGGTCATATACAGTAGTTATATCTACGATAATAAGTTATATAGCGTTTCGTCTTATAGGCGTTCTTTTATATGGTTTTGATATAGAAGCGTCTTACTGGCAAAGTCTATTTTACTGGTCTCATATTCAGACAGGAGATGTAATGGAATTTTCTTTAAAAGCGGTTATTAATAGGATCTTTTTTGGAATATTGCCAGAACAAATGAAACTTGCATCTATAATGTATATATCTGTCAGTTTAATGTTGGTTATTCTTACTTTCAGGCAGATTCCTAGAATAAAGAATAGTAACGAGTTTCTTTTAGAATATGCTGTGGTAATATCTCTGGTAGTCATTGTTTCTCCAAAAACTTCAGAACATCATCTGGTGCCGCTCTTTATCCCGTTTGTTGTTGCACTTGACAAGTTGAGTGTAGGAAACATCAGAAGTATTATCTTATTAACTGCAGCGTTTTGTCTTGTGTCAGTGAAATATTCGTTAATCAATTTTTCTGCTTTTCATGTTGGACTTCCTGCTATTTTAACTGGCGGAAAAATAGTAGGAGTTTTTATACTTTGGTGGTTGTTGATGGAAACTATATCCCAAAAATATAAAAACGGTATGCAATCTATTCCATGA